A genomic region of Pseudomonas frederiksbergensis contains the following coding sequences:
- the prmC gene encoding peptide chain release factor N(5)-glutamine methyltransferase, whose amino-acid sequence MTIIASLLRAADLPDSPTARLDAELLLAAALGKSRSFLHTWPERIVPSEAALTFAEYLQRRRSGEPVAYILGQQGFWKLDLEVAPHTLIPRPDTELLVEAALELLPATLARVLDLGTGSGAIALALASERPAWQVTAVDRILEAVALAERNRQRLHLNNVTVLSSHWFSALKERRYTLIISNPPYIASADPHLVAGDVRFEPASALVAGSDGLDDLRLIIAQAPQHLETGGWLMLEHGYDQADAVRNLLLTQGFEEVHSRKDLGGHERISLGRLPC is encoded by the coding sequence ATGACCATCATTGCCAGTTTGTTACGTGCAGCCGACCTGCCTGACTCGCCGACTGCGCGTCTGGATGCCGAGTTGCTGCTGGCCGCAGCCCTGGGCAAGTCCCGTAGTTTTCTGCACACCTGGCCGGAGCGCATCGTTCCCAGCGAAGCTGCGTTGACTTTTGCCGAGTACCTGCAACGTCGCCGGTCCGGTGAGCCGGTGGCGTACATTCTCGGTCAGCAGGGTTTCTGGAAGCTTGATCTGGAAGTGGCGCCGCATACGCTGATCCCGCGCCCGGACACCGAATTGCTGGTCGAAGCTGCGCTGGAACTGTTGCCTGCAACACTCGCCAGGGTTCTCGATCTGGGCACCGGCAGCGGCGCGATTGCCCTGGCCCTGGCCAGCGAGCGTCCAGCCTGGCAAGTCACGGCAGTGGACCGGATCCTCGAAGCCGTGGCCCTGGCCGAGCGCAATCGCCAGCGTCTGCACCTGAACAACGTCACGGTGCTCAGCAGTCACTGGTTCAGTGCGCTGAAAGAGCGTCGCTACACACTGATCATCAGCAACCCGCCTTATATTGCCTCCGCCGACCCGCATCTGGTGGCCGGTGACGTGCGATTCGAGCCGGCCAGTGCGCTGGTCGCCGGCAGCGACGGGCTCGATGACTTGCGTTTGATCATCGCCCAAGCGCCGCAGCACCTGGAAACGGGCGGCTGGTTGATGCTTGAACACGGTTACGATCAGGCCGATGCCGTGCGCAATTTGCTGCTGACCCAAGGTTTTGAAGAGGTTCATAGTCGCAAGGACCTTGGTGGCCACGAACGTATCAGTCTGGGGCGTCTACCGTGCTGA
- a CDS encoding molybdopterin-synthase adenylyltransferase MoeB: MLNDQELLRYSRQILLQHVDIDGQLRLKQSRVLIVGLGGLGAPVALYLAAAGVGELHLADFDTVDLTNLQRQIIHDTDSVGLSKVDSAIRRLTAINPEIQLIAHRTALDDDSLAAAVSAVDVVLDCSDNFSTREAVNAACVAARKPLVSGAAIRLEGQLSVFDPRRAESPCYHCLYGHGSEAELTCSEAGVLGPLVGLVGSLQALEALKLLVGFGEPLVGRLLLIDALGSRFRELRVKRDPGCSVCGGRHA; the protein is encoded by the coding sequence GTGCTGAATGATCAGGAACTGTTGCGTTATAGCCGGCAGATTCTGTTGCAACATGTCGACATCGACGGCCAGTTGCGACTCAAGCAAAGTCGCGTCTTGATCGTCGGCCTCGGCGGGCTCGGTGCGCCGGTCGCGCTGTACCTGGCGGCGGCTGGCGTTGGTGAGTTGCATCTGGCGGATTTCGACACGGTCGACCTGACCAACCTGCAACGGCAGATCATTCACGACACCGACAGCGTCGGGCTGAGCAAGGTCGACTCGGCGATCCGTCGTCTGACGGCCATCAACCCCGAGATTCAACTGATCGCTCACCGTACCGCGCTGGACGACGACTCGTTGGCGGCTGCGGTGTCGGCGGTCGACGTGGTGCTCGACTGCTCCGACAATTTTTCCACCCGCGAAGCGGTGAACGCAGCCTGTGTGGCGGCACGAAAACCTTTGGTCAGTGGTGCGGCGATTCGTCTGGAAGGACAGTTGTCGGTGTTTGATCCACGTCGCGCCGAGAGCCCGTGCTACCACTGTTTGTACGGGCATGGCAGCGAAGCCGAACTGACCTGTAGCGAGGCCGGCGTGCTCGGCCCGCTGGTGGGTCTGGTCGGTAGCCTGCAAGCCCTTGAGGCGCTGAAACTGTTGGTCGGGTTCGGTGAGCCGTTGGTGGGCCGGTTATTGTTGATTGATGCCTTGGGGTCGCGATTCCGTGAGTTGCGGGTCAAGCGTGATCCGGGCTGTAGCGTTTGCGGGGGCCGGCATGCGTGA
- the murI gene encoding glutamate racemase, whose product MREAPIGVFDSGVGGLSVLAEIQQLLPNESLLYVGDCGNIPYGEKSPEFIRQRCSVVAEFFARQGAKALVVACNTATVAGVADLRRDYPDWPIIGMEPAVKPAAAATRSGVVGVLATTGTLQSAKFAALLDRFATDVRVITQPCPGLVELIEAGDLHSQALCQLLAGYLEPLLAAGCDTIILGCTHYPFLKPLLKQMLPADISLIDTGAAVARQTQRLLAERELLADGPPRDAQFWTSASPEHLRNILPLLWHNAGVVRSFSL is encoded by the coding sequence ATGCGTGAGGCGCCCATCGGCGTGTTCGATTCTGGCGTCGGCGGGTTGTCGGTGCTGGCTGAGATCCAGCAGTTGTTGCCCAATGAATCGCTGTTGTATGTCGGCGATTGCGGGAACATCCCCTATGGCGAGAAATCCCCCGAGTTCATTCGTCAGCGCTGCAGCGTAGTCGCGGAGTTTTTTGCCCGGCAAGGCGCCAAAGCCTTGGTCGTGGCCTGCAACACGGCAACCGTGGCCGGTGTCGCGGACTTGCGTCGCGACTACCCGGACTGGCCCATCATCGGCATGGAGCCTGCGGTCAAGCCGGCAGCAGCGGCCACTCGCAGTGGTGTGGTCGGGGTTCTCGCCACCACCGGTACCTTGCAGAGTGCCAAGTTCGCAGCCTTGCTCGACCGTTTTGCCACCGATGTCCGTGTCATCACCCAGCCGTGCCCAGGATTGGTGGAGCTGATCGAAGCCGGTGATCTGCACAGCCAGGCACTGTGCCAGTTACTGGCCGGTTATCTTGAACCCTTGCTGGCGGCCGGGTGTGACACGATTATTCTCGGTTGCACCCACTATCCTTTCCTCAAGCCATTGCTCAAGCAAATGCTCCCTGCCGACATCAGCCTGATTGACACTGGCGCGGCTGTTGCCCGGCAAACCCAGCGCCTGCTCGCCGAGCGTGAATTGCTCGCTGACGGGCCGCCTCGCGACGCGCAGTTCTGGACCAGTGCCAGCCCCGAGCACCTGAGAAATATCCTGCCGCTGCTCTGGCATAACGCTGGGGTTGTGCGAAGCTTCAGTCTGTAG
- a CDS encoding acyloxyacyl hydrolase, with amino-acid sequence MKRLFCLAAIAAALLGHSFTAQAAGVEFAVGQTTDSTQTYRLGLQWNWDNSWLQSDVGRLTGYWSGAYTYWDGDKTASNHSLSFSPVFVYEFAGQTVKPYLEAGIGVALFAHTEVEDNRLGSAFQFEDRLGFGLRFAGGHEVGVRATHYSNAGLSRFNDGIESYALHYTMPL; translated from the coding sequence ATGAAGCGACTGTTCTGTTTGGCTGCGATTGCGGCCGCGTTGTTGGGGCACAGTTTTACTGCTCAGGCGGCTGGCGTTGAGTTCGCGGTGGGCCAGACCACCGATTCGACCCAGACTTATCGCCTGGGCCTGCAATGGAATTGGGATAATAGCTGGTTGCAGAGTGATGTCGGGCGCCTGACGGGCTACTGGAGCGGCGCTTACACCTATTGGGACGGTGACAAAACGGCGAGCAATCACAGTCTGTCGTTCTCTCCGGTGTTCGTTTACGAGTTTGCCGGGCAAACCGTCAAACCATATCTGGAGGCCGGCATCGGCGTTGCGCTGTTCGCTCATACCGAAGTGGAAGACAACCGATTGGGTTCGGCTTTCCAATTCGAAGACCGCCTGGGCTTCGGCCTGCGATTTGCCGGGGGACATGAAGTCGGGGTTCGCGCGACACATTACTCCAACGCCGGTCTCAGCCGTTTCAACGACGGTATAGAAAGCTACGCGTTGCATTACACGATGCCGCTGTAA
- a CDS encoding YkgJ family cysteine cluster protein: protein MNTIPLKTIAEPAVTCSTCAACCCQLEVMLITDTGVPERFIDTDDWGGEVMLRLDDGWCAALDRDSMMCTIYEKRPLICREFEMGAPECIEERQGIATAYR from the coding sequence ATGAACACGATCCCCCTCAAGACCATTGCCGAACCGGCGGTCACCTGCTCGACCTGCGCAGCCTGCTGTTGCCAGCTCGAAGTCATGCTGATCACCGACACCGGCGTGCCCGAACGTTTTATCGACACCGACGATTGGGGCGGGGAAGTCATGCTGCGTCTGGATGATGGCTGGTGCGCCGCCCTGGATCGCGACAGCATGATGTGCACCATTTACGAAAAACGCCCACTGATCTGCCGGGAGTTCGAGATGGGTGCACCGGAGTGCATCGAAGAGCGTCAGGGGATTGCGACAGCGTATCGCTGA
- the phrB gene encoding deoxyribodipyrimidine photo-lyase, with translation MQLIWLRSDLRLHDNTALSAAAARGPCVAVYLLSPQQWHAHDDAPCKVDFWLRNLRELSHVLGELNIPLLIRTATRWDDAPRVLGQLCTELNVEAVHVNEEYGVNESRRDAAVTKTLDAAGIGFYRYLDQLLFKPGSVLTKTGTYFQVFSQFRKVCYARLQGALPRLIAAPRIQAPTAISSDPVPSQVEGFETPHEQLRALWPAGESEARRRLEHFAQGQIDYYKDQRDFPAKPGTSQLSAYLAAGVISPRQCLHAAVQTNQGEFESGSVGVITWINELLWREFYKHILVGYPRVCRHRAFRPETEALAWRDAPDELAAWKEARTGLPIIDAAMRQLLETGWMHNRLRMLVAMFLTKNLLIDWREGERFFMRHLIDGDLAANNGGWQWSASTGTDSAPWFRIFNPLSQSEKFDAEGLFIKHWLPELAGLNTKTIHNPAAMGGLFGVADYPLPIVDLGQSRERALAAFKHLPSRLDIESAASSG, from the coding sequence ATGCAATTGATCTGGCTGCGCAGCGACTTGCGCCTGCATGACAACACCGCCCTCTCGGCCGCTGCAGCTCGTGGCCCGTGCGTAGCGGTGTATTTGTTGAGCCCGCAGCAATGGCACGCCCATGATGATGCTCCGTGCAAAGTGGATTTCTGGCTGCGTAACCTGCGCGAGTTGAGCCACGTCCTCGGCGAGCTGAACATTCCCTTGTTGATCCGTACTGCCACACGCTGGGATGATGCGCCGCGGGTACTTGGCCAGTTATGCACAGAGCTGAACGTCGAGGCGGTTCACGTCAACGAGGAATACGGCGTGAACGAAAGTCGCCGTGATGCGGCCGTTACCAAAACGCTCGACGCTGCAGGCATTGGATTTTATCGCTATCTCGATCAATTGCTGTTCAAGCCCGGCAGCGTTCTGACCAAAACCGGTACGTACTTTCAGGTCTTCAGCCAGTTCCGCAAAGTCTGCTACGCCCGTCTGCAGGGTGCATTACCCCGCTTGATTGCCGCACCCAGGATTCAGGCGCCAACCGCCATCAGCAGTGACCCGGTCCCATCGCAGGTCGAGGGTTTCGAGACTCCGCACGAACAGCTGCGTGCACTCTGGCCAGCCGGTGAAAGCGAAGCGCGTCGGCGTCTGGAACACTTCGCCCAAGGGCAGATCGACTATTACAAAGACCAACGCGACTTCCCGGCAAAACCCGGTACCAGCCAGTTGTCCGCGTACCTGGCGGCCGGAGTGATTTCGCCACGCCAGTGTTTGCACGCCGCCGTGCAAACCAATCAAGGCGAGTTCGAAAGCGGCAGCGTCGGCGTCATCACCTGGATCAACGAATTGCTCTGGCGCGAGTTTTACAAACACATTCTGGTGGGCTATCCACGCGTCTGCCGACACCGCGCCTTTCGCCCGGAAACCGAAGCCCTGGCCTGGCGCGACGCGCCGGATGAGCTGGCGGCCTGGAAAGAGGCGCGTACCGGATTGCCGATCATCGACGCCGCCATGCGCCAACTGCTGGAAACCGGCTGGATGCACAACCGTCTGCGGATGCTGGTGGCGATGTTCCTGACAAAAAATCTGCTGATCGACTGGCGCGAAGGTGAGCGCTTTTTCATGCGCCATTTGATCGATGGCGATCTGGCCGCGAACAACGGCGGCTGGCAGTGGAGCGCTTCCACCGGCACCGATTCGGCGCCCTGGTTCCGGATTTTCAACCCGCTGAGCCAATCGGAAAAATTCGACGCAGAAGGTCTGTTCATCAAGCACTGGCTGCCGGAGCTGGCGGGGCTGAACACAAAAACTATCCACAACCCGGCAGCCATGGGTGGACTGTTTGGCGTGGCCGACTATCCGCTGCCAATCGTTGATCTGGGTCAGTCACGCGAACGCGCACTGGCAGCGTTCAAACATTTGCCTTCGCGTCTGGATATCGAGTCGGCAGCCTCATCTGGTTAA
- a CDS encoding MerR family transcriptional regulator: MKTKPDTHTHDEDAGADYQQALEDGWLPIREVARITGVNAVTLRAWERRYGLIVPQRTPKGHRLFSAEHVQRIHHILTWLNRGVAVSQVKQLLDTPLALSEPVENDWHVLRLKLIQAISQLAERQLDDTLNQSMSLYPPRTLCEQLLMPLLAELEQRWQGQFGAQMERAFFYSWLRSKFGARVYHNNRQLRGAPLLLINHSDLPLEPHLWLTAWLISSADCPVEVFDWPLPAGELALAVEHLQARGVLLYSSKTINLKQLSKLLNNVSCPKLMAGPAVCIHYAELSAKTSEIADLSLAEDPLSATQALVQRGLI; encoded by the coding sequence ATGAAAACCAAACCTGACACTCACACCCATGACGAAGATGCCGGCGCCGACTATCAACAGGCCCTGGAGGACGGTTGGCTGCCGATCCGCGAAGTCGCCCGAATCACCGGCGTCAACGCCGTCACCCTGCGCGCCTGGGAACGCCGTTACGGGCTGATCGTGCCGCAGCGTACGCCCAAGGGACACCGGCTGTTCTCGGCCGAGCATGTGCAACGAATCCATCACATCCTCACCTGGCTCAATCGCGGCGTCGCCGTCAGCCAGGTCAAACAACTGCTGGACACGCCACTAGCGTTGAGCGAACCCGTCGAAAATGACTGGCATGTGCTGCGTCTGAAGCTGATACAGGCGATCAGTCAACTGGCCGAGCGCCAGCTCGATGACACGCTCAATCAGTCCATGTCGCTGTATCCCCCACGCACCTTGTGCGAGCAACTGCTGATGCCGCTGCTGGCGGAACTCGAGCAACGCTGGCAAGGGCAGTTCGGCGCGCAGATGGAGCGGGCGTTCTTTTATTCCTGGTTGCGCAGCAAGTTCGGTGCAAGGGTCTACCATAACAACCGTCAGTTGCGCGGCGCGCCGTTGCTGCTGATCAATCACTCCGACCTGCCCCTGGAGCCGCACCTGTGGCTCACCGCCTGGCTGATCAGCAGCGCTGATTGCCCCGTGGAAGTGTTCGACTGGCCGTTGCCAGCCGGCGAATTGGCTCTGGCGGTCGAGCATCTGCAAGCGCGTGGTGTGCTGCTGTATTCCAGTAAAACGATCAATCTCAAACAGTTGTCGAAACTTCTGAACAACGTCAGTTGCCCAAAACTCATGGCCGGCCCCGCGGTGTGCATCCACTACGCCGAGTTGTCCGCCAAAACCTCTGAAATAGCCGATTTGTCTCTGGCCGAAGATCCATTGTCGGCCACTCAGGCACTGGTTCAACGCGGGCTCATTTAA
- a CDS encoding YbgA family protein — translation MPSHSASKPKIAVSACLMGAEVRYNGGHKASRLCSQTLADYVECVPVCPEVAIGLGIPREPIRLVGDPQQPQAVGTIHRERDVTQLLANYGQHMAGELGDICGYIFMQKSPSCGLERVKVYHANGSPQDGGARGIYAQAFCARHPDLPVEEDGRLNDPVLRENFLTRVFAYAAWQELLQNGLSRRGLTDFHARYKYLLMAHNPLQYKALGKLLGDMGQTDPDELGPRYFSELMTALKKCATRRTHTNVLQHLSGYLKQAISAEDKQEVQHVIGQYRHGIVPLVVPLTLLKHHLRHHPDPYVTRQVYLQPHPENLSLRNTI, via the coding sequence ATGCCCAGCCACTCTGCGAGCAAACCAAAAATCGCTGTCAGCGCCTGCCTGATGGGTGCCGAGGTGCGTTATAACGGCGGACACAAAGCGTCGCGGCTGTGCAGTCAAACCCTCGCGGATTATGTCGAATGTGTCCCGGTGTGCCCGGAAGTCGCCATCGGCCTGGGAATTCCCCGCGAGCCGATTCGACTGGTCGGCGATCCGCAGCAGCCCCAGGCCGTTGGCACTATTCACCGCGAACGCGATGTCACCCAACTGCTTGCGAACTACGGTCAGCACATGGCCGGCGAGCTGGGCGACATTTGCGGCTATATCTTCATGCAGAAATCACCGTCCTGTGGCCTGGAGCGGGTCAAGGTTTACCACGCCAACGGTAGCCCGCAGGACGGTGGTGCACGCGGTATCTACGCTCAAGCGTTTTGCGCCCGACACCCGGACCTGCCGGTGGAAGAAGACGGTCGGCTGAACGATCCCGTTCTGCGCGAGAATTTCCTGACCCGGGTATTTGCCTACGCCGCCTGGCAGGAACTCCTGCAAAACGGCTTGAGCCGCCGTGGCCTGACCGACTTTCACGCGCGCTACAAATACCTGTTGATGGCGCACAACCCGTTGCAATACAAAGCATTGGGCAAGCTATTGGGCGACATGGGCCAGACCGATCCCGATGAACTCGGCCCGCGCTATTTCAGCGAGCTGATGACGGCGCTGAAAAAATGCGCCACCCGCCGCACCCATACCAATGTGCTGCAACACCTCAGCGGCTACCTCAAACAAGCCATCAGCGCCGAAGACAAACAGGAAGTGCAGCACGTCATCGGTCAGTACCGCCACGGCATCGTGCCCTTGGTGGTGCCGCTGACCTTGCTCAAGCATCACCTGCGCCATCATCCCGATCCGTACGTTACACGGCAGGTGTACCTGCAACCGCACCCGGAAAATCTCAGCCTGCGAAACACGATTTAA
- a CDS encoding NAD(P)/FAD-dependent oxidoreductase: MTVPIAIIGTGIAGLSAAQALQEAGYVVQLFDKSRGSGGRMSSKRSDAGALDMGAQYFTARDRRFVIEVQRWQANGWVAEWTPLLYHYQGGQLSPSPDEQTRWVGTPRMSAITRALIGDTEAHFACRITEVYRGEEHWHLQDAEGFTHGPFSHVVIATPAPQATALLAAAPKLAGVAAGVKMDPTWAIALAFDTPLDTPMEGCFVQDSPLDWLARNRSKPGRDNTLDTWVLHANSHWSRQHIDLPKEAVIEQLHGAFAELLHDSMPPPIFSLAHRWLYARPSSSHEWGVLADADLGLYVCGDWCLSGRVEGAWMSGQEAARRLHEHLQ, translated from the coding sequence ATGACTGTACCCATCGCAATCATCGGCACCGGCATCGCCGGACTCTCGGCAGCCCAAGCCTTGCAAGAGGCCGGGTACGTCGTTCAATTGTTCGATAAAAGCCGTGGCAGCGGCGGTCGCATGTCGAGCAAACGCAGCGACGCCGGCGCACTGGACATGGGCGCACAATATTTCACCGCCCGTGATCGCCGTTTCGTCATCGAAGTCCAGCGCTGGCAAGCCAATGGCTGGGTCGCCGAATGGACACCGCTGCTCTACCACTATCAGGGCGGCCAGCTCAGCCCGTCGCCGGATGAGCAGACCCGCTGGGTCGGCACCCCACGCATGAGTGCCATCACCCGCGCGCTGATCGGCGATACGGAAGCGCATTTCGCTTGCCGGATTACCGAGGTCTATCGTGGCGAAGAACATTGGCATTTGCAGGATGCCGAAGGCTTCACCCACGGTCCCTTCAGCCATGTCGTCATCGCTACGCCTGCGCCGCAAGCCACTGCCCTGCTGGCCGCCGCGCCGAAACTCGCCGGGGTCGCCGCCGGGGTAAAAATGGACCCGACCTGGGCCATTGCGCTGGCCTTCGACACACCGCTGGATACGCCGATGGAAGGCTGCTTCGTACAGGACAGCCCGCTCGACTGGCTGGCGCGTAACCGTAGCAAGCCGGGCCGCGACAACACCCTCGACACTTGGGTATTGCACGCCAATAGCCACTGGAGCCGACAACATATCGACCTGCCTAAAGAGGCCGTGATCGAGCAACTGCACGGTGCCTTCGCCGAGCTGCTGCATGACTCCATGCCCCCGCCGATCTTCAGCCTTGCCCATCGCTGGCTCTACGCGCGCCCGTCCAGCAGCCATGAATGGGGCGTATTGGCCGATGCCGACCTGGGCTTGTACGTGTGTGGCGACTGGTGCCTGTCAGGGCGTGTCGAAGGGGCCTGGATGAGCGGTCAGGAAGCGGCTCGCCGTCTGCACGAACACCTGCAGTGA